GGTCACCACGATCCCGTTCGACTTGGTGGTGGATTACGTTCCTCAAGTTCTGCGCGACGCGGACGCTCGGCTCCAGCTCCTGGCGGCCCAAAGTCCGCGGGACGTCCAGGGCTTTCAGGACGTGGCGGGCGACAGTCACGGCATTCGAGTCGCGGTGGGGCGGGCGCGTCGGGCAGCACGGCGCGGAGTGTCGGTTCTGATCCTGGGCGAAAGCGGCACCGGTAAGGAGTTGTTCGCCCGTGCCGTTCACGATGCGAGCCCCAGACGCGAGGGACCGTTCGTGGCCATCAACTGTGCCGCGCTCTCCCGGGAACTGCTGGAGAGCGAACTGTTCGGCCACAAGAAGGGAGCGTTCACCGGGGCTGACCGGGATCGGGAGGGGGCATTCGCAGAGGCGGATGGTGGGACGTTGTTCCTTGATGAGATCGGGGAGTGCGATCCTGCAATGCAGGCCAAGTTGTTGCGCGTCCTGCAACCGCCCGACGGGAGCCCGTGTCAACGGGTGTTCTGTCGGGTCGGCGATTCGCGCCCGCGGACCAGTGACGTCCGCATCGTTGCCGCCACCAACCGTGACCTGCTCGGGTGCGTCGCGCAGAACCAGTTCCGCGAGGATCTGTACTACCGACTGGCGACCATTACGATTAAGCTCCCGCCGCTGCGAGAGCGGCGCGGCGACGTGGGCGCGATCGCGGAACGGCTGCTCGGTCGGATCAATCGAGATTTTGCCCAGCAGGAACCGGGGTTCCGGCCCAAGCGCCTGTCCCCTTCGGCCCTCGGGTACGTGAAGGGGCACTCGTGGCCCGGGAACGTGCGGCAGTTGTACAACACGCTGGTTCAGGCCGCGGTGATGAGCGACGGGGACGTGATCGACCGGCGGGATCTCGACGACGCGGTCGCCGAGGTTCCGGGGCAGGCCCCCGCAGACTTGCTAGAAGTGCCGTTGGGGGGACGCTTCTCCCTGGAACGGCACCTCGAAGAGATCCAGCGCCACTACTTGCGCCGCGCGCTGGCGGAGGCCGACGGGGTCCAACGGCGCGCGGCCGAGCTGCTCGGCTATCGGAACTACCAAACTCTGGCCGCGCAACTGGAGCGATTGGGGATCAAAAAGGACGACCACTGACGACCCGCACTCGGGAGACTGGCGCTTCGACTAACCGTCCCGGCTCACCACTTCCTTGCCGAGTACGAGGTCGGCAAGGAAGTGGTGAGCCGCGTTTATAATTTGAAGTGATATAATTTTCACTAG
This region of Gemmata massiliana genomic DNA includes:
- a CDS encoding sigma-54 interaction domain-containing protein, with the translated sequence MATRRVLVSWIGYADFRALAATLPPDQQAEVLRGLNPPTPLIGQAGPLKTLLDHESFAEVHLLTSHPGPRNRLYTRWVGGSPVLHPIKVNNPTDYVEIFQLVDTELASIARLPRDADEELCIHLSPGTPTMTAIWVLLGKSKYQPATFYQTHDGRAWVTTIPFDLVVDYVPQVLRDADARLQLLAAQSPRDVQGFQDVAGDSHGIRVAVGRARRAARRGVSVLILGESGTGKELFARAVHDASPRREGPFVAINCAALSRELLESELFGHKKGAFTGADRDREGAFAEADGGTLFLDEIGECDPAMQAKLLRVLQPPDGSPCQRVFCRVGDSRPRTSDVRIVAATNRDLLGCVAQNQFREDLYYRLATITIKLPPLRERRGDVGAIAERLLGRINRDFAQQEPGFRPKRLSPSALGYVKGHSWPGNVRQLYNTLVQAAVMSDGDVIDRRDLDDAVAEVPGQAPADLLEVPLGGRFSLERHLEEIQRHYLRRALAEADGVQRRAAELLGYRNYQTLAAQLERLGIKKDDH